TGATTGGAGCTGAGCAAAATAGTCATCGACATGGGTTCAACGAGTTGCTCACCTTTTACCGCGGCATCATCAGATTTGTGTAACGTGGTATCGCAAACTAATCGCCATTGCTTGTCTTCCTGAGAGGGGAGTTTATAGCGAGCGGGTACCGTAGACTGATTGATTAAATAGATAAGCTCGTCGCCATCCTTACCAATCCCTAGTTGCAAAGAAATAGCGCGTAGTCGGTTCCAGTCGTCATGGCTCATCATTTCGCCATCAGGGCGACGCCAATTTACACGATTGTCATTGCGGCTTGGCCCACTAAACGCTTTAATAAATGGCAGCATATATTGCTTTCTTGCAGCCACGAGTTCAGCTAACCAATTTTTAAAGTGCTGTTCTGTGTCGTTTAGATCCCAGTTTAACCAACTGAGTTCGTTGTCTTGGCAATAAGCGTTGTTGTTGCCATTTTGGCTGTGGGACAGTACATCGGCGGTAAGAATATGCGGGATACCAAAGCCAAATAATAAGCTGGCCATGAAGTTACGCTTTTGCTTTTCACGAGTCGCTTTGATCAGCATGTTGCTGGTTTCGCCTTCAATACCATAGTTGTCTGAGCGGTTGTCACCGTGGCCGTCTCGGTTACCTTCCCCGTTTTTGATGTTGTTCTTGTGCTTATAAGAAACCAAATCCTGTAGGGTGAATCCATCGTGGTAAGTAATGTAGTTAACGGTGAGTTTTTCTGGCCAACGACTCGCTGAGTAGATATCACGAGATCCCATGATTCGGGTGGCAAATTCCTTTAAATAGCCGTGATCGCCACGCCAGAAGCTACGGGTAATGTCTCGGAATTTATCGTTACATTCATTCCAGCCATCAGGAAAGTTACCGACTTGATAGCCATTCGGGCCTATATCCCAAGGTTCGGCTATTAGTTTAACTTCTCGTAGAATTGGGTCTTGTCCTACCGCTTGAAAAAAGGAAGCCTGTGCGTTAAAGCTGTCGTGATTGCGGCCAAGGGTCGCGGCTAAATCAAAACGGAAGCCGTCGATATGAAACTCTTTGACCCAGTAACGCAGAGTATCCATGACGAGATTTAAGGTTGGCTGGTGGGTTAAATCTAACGTATTGCCACAACCTGTGTAATTTGAAAAATGATGATCGTGGCGAAGGTAGTGTTTGCCATCAAGCACTTTTAGGTTGAAGACAGGGCCGCCGTCTCCTGATTCAGCCGTATGGTTGTAAACCACATCCATCACGACTTCAACGCCGTTGCGGTGCAGTTCTCTTACGGTGGTTTTTAATTCTGTTACCGCATCTTGGTAGGCGTACCTTGGGTCGGGTGCCATAAATACGTAAGGGTTATAGCCCCAATAGTTTACACGTTCTTGTTCAAGGAGATGAGGCTCATGCATGCAAGCGGTAACGGGCAATAGTTGTACGGTATTCACGCCTTGCTGGTTAAAGAAGCGGATCATCGCAGGGTTAGCAAGGCCTAAATAACACCCCTGTTCGTTTTCGGGTAGTTCTGGGTGTTGCTTGGATACGCCTTTTACATGCGTCTCAAATAAGATGACCTCGTCTATTGGGCGGTTAGGAGATTGCACCCCTTGCCAATCGAATTCATTATTCACAACAATAGATTTAGCGATTTGCCAGCTTTTGTCTGCAGTAAACGGTGGCTGGTAATGTAGTGGTTTATCCAGTGCGCGAGCATAAGGGTCAGAAATAAGTAATGACTCATCTTGATGCTCGACAACGTAAGCGTATTTTTGTCCTGCTTGGACATTGGCGACGTAGGTGTATTTAATTCCTAGTTTTCCACTGATCAGGTCGAACGTTTCGAATTCTTCGTTGTCTTTAAATAGTACCAGTGAAATTTTTTCGCTATCCGGTGCATGTATCGAGAAGTTACATCCACTGTTATCTAAGGTCGCACCTAAAGGGTAAGGGCGTGCTTGATTCGTATCCATGAGTATTCTTAATATTGTTGTTTTATCTTATGGTCTAAAAATATGAGTTTTAGCGTTGAGACGCAACCACCTAAATTCACTTTTTAAAATGAAAGTTTATTTCTTTTTTATCCGCTCACCATAGCAGATCTTTGAACGCCCTCTCACTATGTAGCTCTGTAAAATTGAATTGAATGTCAAACTCACACCCTAATTAGTGATATCACCCGCAAATATCGTTGTCGTCGGTTTTTCTCCTCCTTTCTACTCCCCCCTAATAATACTTGGGGCGGAGGACGCGTTCTCTCCTTGTTCGCCATATTCTGTGTCTCGTGGAACAAAAAACTCTGAATCTTAAAATTAGTGCTTTTATAGGTAATTACTGCCTTGTTACCTGTAAGAGCCCACTAATAAAAAAGAGAAGAATTATAAATTAATCGTTAAGGAGATAACGATGTCTTTGAAAAAACTAAGCGTAATTGCTGCTGCAGTGGGTGTGGCTTTAACAACTGGTACGGCATTTGCTGCAGGAACAGATACAGTAGATGATGGTTGGGAAGTTCATGGCTACATGTCTTCAAATGTACGTCAAGTGGACGGCACTACTACTGATAATGAATTTGGTAAACCAAATTATGCCTCTGCAGGTACTTCAGGTAAAAGCACTAACCAAGTAGAGTTCACAGTTAAGAAGCACACTGAATATGAAAGCGGAGTTTGGGCTGATTATGTAGTGCGTACTGAATACGGTAATGGTAACTCTTACGCTTATTCGTCTTCTGGTTCACAAAAAGAGAATTCAGAAGCACAATTTGAAGTTAAAGAAGCCTATGTAGAGCTAGGTGGCGTGCTGGGTGAAGAGACTTCAGTTTGGGGTGGTCAACGCTTCCTAAACCGTTCTGCTGGTATTCTTTCTGGTGAGTTTTGGAAACAATCTTCAGGTATTGGTGCTGGTGTTCAAACTAAGTTAGCCGGTCATACAGCGGGTGTTGCTTACGTAATGGCTGACCCTGATGCGGGTAAAACAACGCACGCAAACCCACGTGAAACGCTATCTTCGTTAGACTTTTACTTCTACGGTGTTGATGTTGGCTTTGGTAAACTGGATTTTGACCTAAAGTACATGACGCAAGCAAATCAAGGCGACAAGAAAACGTCTTGGGGTTCAGACAGTGCTGAAACAGGGTTCGGTGGTAGCATTACTCTGAACACTAGCTACTATGGCTTAGATGGTTGGACTCAAACTGGTATTGGTTACGGTAAAGGCATCGCTTCAAACCGTGGTTCAAACTTTGGTGGCTGGTCTGGCGACTTTGGCGAGGATTCTACGGGTATCTTTGCTACATCGTATGGTGTGTTGAACATTAACGACACAGTACAGCTAGGTACTGAAGTTACTTACTTCAATAATGACAATTTTTACGGTCAAGACAACGTAACTCGTTTAATGATTGCAGCTCGTCCATCTGTAAAAATTAATGATAACTTGCGTTTCGAAGCCACAGGTTCTATCGGTATTGAAGACTTAACTGATGGTGCTGCATGGGGACGTAAAGATAAGAACACGTTTAAAATGGTTGAAGTTGCGCTGCCAATCACAGCTAACTCTGACTACTTTGGTCGTCCACAAGTTAAGCCATATGTTGCTTACTACATGACTGACGAAGGTAGCCAAGGTGGCCTGGGTATGACTGATAAAACTGAAACAGTAATCGGTGTTCATACTGAAATCTGGTTCTAAACCAGTTAATATTTAAGGCAAGCCTATGGGCTGCCTTTTTTGCTTTAAATCATCAACCGATAGTGAGATAACAATGATGAATAATAAACACTCGTTTATCGCCGTAATTTTAGGAACTTTACTTGCTGGTTGTGCTTCCGATAAGCAAGTAAACATCGAGCTTGAAGCTCCTACAAATTCTGAGAT
This DNA window, taken from Vibrio tapetis subsp. tapetis, encodes the following:
- a CDS encoding carbohydrate porin — encoded protein: MKKLSVIAAAVGVALTTGTAFAAGTDTVDDGWEVHGYMSSNVRQVDGTTTDNEFGKPNYASAGTSGKSTNQVEFTVKKHTEYESGVWADYVVRTEYGNGNSYAYSSSGSQKENSEAQFEVKEAYVELGGVLGEETSVWGGQRFLNRSAGILSGEFWKQSSGIGAGVQTKLAGHTAGVAYVMADPDAGKTTHANPRETLSSLDFYFYGVDVGFGKLDFDLKYMTQANQGDKKTSWGSDSAETGFGGSITLNTSYYGLDGWTQTGIGYGKGIASNRGSNFGGWSGDFGEDSTGIFATSYGVLNINDTVQLGTEVTYFNNDNFYGQDNVTRLMIAARPSVKINDNLRFEATGSIGIEDLTDGAAWGRKDKNTFKMVEVALPITANSDYFGRPQVKPYVAYYMTDEGSQGGLGMTDKTETVIGVHTEIWF
- the glgX gene encoding glycogen debranching protein GlgX → MDTNQARPYPLGATLDNSGCNFSIHAPDSEKISLVLFKDNEEFETFDLISGKLGIKYTYVANVQAGQKYAYVVEHQDESLLISDPYARALDKPLHYQPPFTADKSWQIAKSIVVNNEFDWQGVQSPNRPIDEVILFETHVKGVSKQHPELPENEQGCYLGLANPAMIRFFNQQGVNTVQLLPVTACMHEPHLLEQERVNYWGYNPYVFMAPDPRYAYQDAVTELKTTVRELHRNGVEVVMDVVYNHTAESGDGGPVFNLKVLDGKHYLRHDHHFSNYTGCGNTLDLTHQPTLNLVMDTLRYWVKEFHIDGFRFDLAATLGRNHDSFNAQASFFQAVGQDPILREVKLIAEPWDIGPNGYQVGNFPDGWNECNDKFRDITRSFWRGDHGYLKEFATRIMGSRDIYSASRWPEKLTVNYITYHDGFTLQDLVSYKHKNNIKNGEGNRDGHGDNRSDNYGIEGETSNMLIKATREKQKRNFMASLLFGFGIPHILTADVLSHSQNGNNNAYCQDNELSWLNWDLNDTEQHFKNWLAELVAARKQYMLPFIKAFSGPSRNDNRVNWRRPDGEMMSHDDWNRLRAISLQLGIGKDGDELIYLINQSTVPARYKLPSQEDKQWRLVCDTTLHKSDDAAVKGEQLVEPMSMTILLSSNQ